GGAGATGAAAATCGCCGGTACGAGATAGGCGAATATCAGAACGCAGTATTGTGCCACCTGCGTGTAGGTGATTCCTTTCATACCGCCCAGGACAGCGTAGAAAAAGACAATCACCATCCCAATAATTACGCCTGTTGAGATATCCACTTCCAGAAATCTTGAGAATACTATTCCAACACCGCGCATTTGTCCCGCTACATAGGTGAAGGAAATGAATACGGCACAGACAACAGCCACCATGCGCGCCGCTGTGGAGTAGTATCGATCACCTACAAAATCAGGAACGGTAAATTTACCAAATTTTCTCAGGTAAGGAGCCAGTAAAAGAGCAAGCAGAACATAGCCGCCGGTCCAGCCCATCAGGTAAACTGAACCGTCGCGTCCCATAAAGCTGATCAGCCCTGCCATAGAGATAAATGATGCCGCCGACATCCAGTCAGCGGCTGTGGCGAGGCCGTTAGCAAGAGGGGATACCCGTCCGCCGGCTATATAAAATTCACCCGTGGTTCCGGCGCGTGACAAGTATGCGATGAAGATATAGAGCGCAAAAGTGAGCCCAACAATCAAAAATGTCCATCCCTGAATGCCCATCACACCTCGTTGTATTCAAATTTTTTGTCGAGGCGGTTCATCAGCCAGACGTACACAAATATCAGAATTACAAACACGTAGATGGAACCTTGCTGGGCAAACCAAAACCCGAGTTTAAAGCCGCCCATACGGAACTGATCGAGCCAATCGACAAATAGAATACCGGCTCCGTAAGACACAACAAACCAGATAGCCAGCAGAATGGCCAGGTAGATGAGGTTTTGCCGCCAGTATTGTTGAGCTTTTGATTTCATTCAGCAATAGTTAACGGTCTATTATAGGTAAACAGATCGCAAGAGGCAACGTGTTGTTTAGAATCGGGATAGGATCTTTTTTTAAGTGCGGAATCCAAACCGACGATAAAGAAATATTGAATTCATCAACGAATCAAAATTACATGTATCCATTTACTTTTGATATAAAATCCCTCGATCTCTGGTTATCGTATGAACTTTCAGGGTCGGCTCTTTTCATGATGAGCTTTTTTTATATCGCTTCTCTTTACCTTCTTGGCGCGCTGATTTTACTCTTTTTACCGATTTTGGTGGGCACACTGATCCATGAAAAGCGATACGGCTGGCTCATTTTCTTTCTCTTGTTCGTTGGCCTGCCCGCACTTTTCATCTATTTTATTTTCGATTCCGGGAGTTGGTTTCACGTTCTTCGATTTGTGCCGATTGCGCTTTTTCTGTTTTACTGCCTGCTTTTAAAACTGACTCTACCCGGGTGGGACAACCCGGCACCGGAACCGGCTCCTAAACTTCAGCTTTGATTTTTCAGAAACCATAAAAAAAGCCCCGCGACACTGCCGCGGGGCTTTTTTGGATTTCATTATCGATCTATTCAGAAAAGTCTAAGCTGCTCCGAATCAGATCGGGTTTACTTTTTCTCATCTTCGTCATCGACGACCTCAAAATCGGCGTCAACGGCGTCATCTTCTTCTTCAGCTTCTGCATCAGCAGCTCCGCCTTCAGCTTGTGCACCTTCACCGGCTCCGCCTGCCTGTTGCTCATTCGCAGCGGCCTGGTAGATTTCCTGTGAAGCGGCTGCCCATGCCTGGTTCAGCTCTTCAATAGCAGGCTCAATCTCATCCACTTTCTCCTCTTTATGGAGGGTTTCGAGCTTGTCGAGAGCAGTCTGAATCTTGGTTTGATTCTCCTCGGATATCTTATCCTTGTTCTCTTCAAGCTGTTTCTTGGTTGAGAAAAGCAGGGTGTCTGCTTTATTGAGGGTTTCAATGCGCTCACGCACTTGTTTGTCCTCTTCGGCATGCTCTTCAGCGGCATTTTTCATCTTCTCGATTTCTGAGTCGCTGAGTCCGGAAGAGGATTCAATACGAATGCTCTGCTCTTTTCCGGTTCCTTTATCTTTTGCACTTACGTTCAGAACACCGTTGGCATCCAGATCGAACGTTACTTCAATCTGCGGTACGCCACGTGGTGCCGGCGGAATGCCGTCGAGGTGGAACCGGCCAAGTGTTCGGTTATCCTGAGCCTTGGCACGTTCGCCCTGCAGGATGTGAATTTCCACACTGCTCTGGCTGTCAGCAGCAGTTGAGAAGGTCTCTTTTTTGCTGGTTGGAATCGTGGTGTTCGATTCAATCAGCTTGGTCATTACGCCGCCAAGGGTTTCAATACCCAAAGTCAGCGGGGTAACATCAAGAAGAACTACATCGTCCACGTCTCCAGTAAGTACTCCACCCTGAATTGCGGCTCCAACGGCCACTACTTCATCCGGGTTTACACCTTTACTTGGATCTTTACCAAAGAACTCCTTCACAACTTCCTGGATCTTCGGAATACGTGTGGAACCACCCACAAGGATTACCTGGTCAACTTCACTTTTGCTCAGACCAGCATCTTTCAGTGATTTTTCACACGGTTTTATGGTTCGCTGAACGAGATCATCAACAAGCTGCTCAAATTTGGCTCTTGTGATATCGATGTTCAGGTGCTTCGGTCCCGCATCGGTTGCTGTGATAAATGGAAGGTTCACGTTAGTTTTTTGTGAACTTGAGAGTTCGATCTTGGCTTTCTCAGCGGCATCTTTCAGTCGCTGCATTGCCATTGGATCTTTTCTCAGGTCAATGCCTTCATCTCTGTTAAACTCTTCGGCAAGAAACTTGATCAGGCGCTGGTCAAAATCATCACCGCCAAGGTGGGTGTCACCACTGGTGGATTTCACTTCAAATACTCCGTCACCGAGTTCCAGGATCGATACGTCAAACGTACCTCCACCAAGGTCATAAACCACGATGGTTTGGTCTGTGTCTTTTTTATCAAGTCCGTACGCCAGAGATGCGGCGGTTGGTTCGTTAATAATTCGTTTGATCTCCAGCCCGGCAATTTTCCCGGCTTCCTGTGTCGCTTTCCGCTGCGCATCGTTAAAGTAGGCGGGAACCGTAACTACAGCTTCAGTTACTTTTTCACCCAGGTATTCTTCAGCGGTCTGCTTCATTTTCTGCAGAACCATCGCTGAAATTTCCTGTGGTGCGTAGAGACGGTCGTCAATTTTTACACGTGCCGTGCCGTCATCGCCCTTTACAACTTTATATGAAGCCTGGCTGCTCTCTTCAGTGATTTCGCTAAACATCCGGCCCATAAACCGTTTGATAGAAGAGATTGTTTTTTCGGGATTGGTAATTGCCTGGCGCTTTGCCGGTGCTCCTACAAGCCGTTCGCCGTCTTTTGAAAATGCAACGACAGATGGAGTTGTTCGTCCACCTTCTGCATTCTGAATAACAACCGGCTCGCTGCCCTCCATTACGGAGACGCATGAGTTGGTTGTTCCTAAATCGATACCTATAATCTTACCCATAATATTACCTGTCCTGTGTTCTTATTTTATTATTTAATGTTCTTTAGTTGATCGGAATGGAGTCGGCTTCAGATTCTCCGGTTCCTTTTTTCGATATTTTTACAGTGAGTACACCATCCTTAAAGGAAGCCTCGATGGAGGATGAGTCTGCATGATCGGGCATAGAGAAAGACCGGATAAATGATCCTTGTGCGCGTTCTTCTCTTTTCAGGGTTTCACCTTCTTCAAGATAAAGTTCACGAGTGCCCTCTATTTTCAGCACATGATCTTTCAGCGTTACTTTAATCTGCTTCTTGCTCATTCCGGGCAGATCTGCTGCGATAATATATTTGCTGTCACTTTCAATGATATCGCAGGCGGGTGAAAAATCCCGTTCAGCGTCTGATGGCGTCATTCGTTCCACAAACTGCTGGATCTCGCGACCAAGCGATGTCAGCTGATTTTCTATGTCGACTTTAAAGTTGCTCATAATTATTTCATTTCGTTCATACAGTCTTAGAGCAACCACAATGCCAATACGAAACAACCTCGCATCTCACTGACGTATTGACATAGATATAGAAGGGATAGATGGCCGTTGTCAGTTTGACGGAATGATCACCACATGTTCCGTCAGGCCGGTCGTCAGCCCGACACTTCTTTCAGGTCTTTCCAGAAGTTGGGATAGGATATCGCAGTGCAGTCAGCATCGAGGATTGAAGATTCCCCGCCAGCTTTTGATGAGAGAATTGCAGCTGCCATCGCCATTCTGTGATCGTGGTAGCTGTTAAACTCCGCATTTTGAGGTTTAAAATCCGGATCGCCTTCAATTTCGATTCCATCATCCCGCAGCGTAGTTTCCGCACCGGCATTGGTAAGGATTTCGTGCATGGCTGAGAGGCGGTCAGTCTCCTTGTGTCGCAGCTCTTCAGCACCCCGAATCGTCGAGCGGCCGTTTGCAAAACAGAAGGCAACCATCAGAATGGGAAGTTCATCAATGCAGTTAGGGATCAGTTTTGGATCGAGGTCGATTGGCTGAAGACTGGAATTCGAAATTTTCATATCAGCAACCGGTTCACTGCCCTGCATCCGTTCGTCTGTAAGTGTAATGTTAGCTCCCATCTGTTTGAGAACGTGTAAAATACCGGTCCGGCTTGGGTTGATACCAACGTTTTTAAGAATCAGTTCACTGCCGGACTGAATTGCGGCGCCAACCATCCAGAACGCGGCGGCGGAAAAATCTCCGGGCACCGTGTACGATTGTGCTGGGATTGTATCTGAGGAACTGCTGCGGATGATTTTTCCCTGTCCGTATGGTTCGGATGTAAGATTTAAAAGTCTTTCCGTGTGGTCGCGGCTCGGGGTTTGTTCGATTACTTCAGTCGGCTCATCACCAAACAGGCCTGCGAGGAGTACACAGGACTTCAGCTGAGCACTGGCGATCGGCAGCGTGTAGCGCATCGGCTTGATGCCAGAATGATCCTTCAGTGAAATCGGGGCGAACTCATCTTCTTGTGCAGAGATTGTAGCTCCCATCCGGCGAAGCGGTTCGATGATCCGTTTCATCGTACGGCCAGAGAGAGAATCGTCTCCTGTCAATTCTGCCGTAACTCCGGCACCGGCAAGTATACCGGTGAGAAGCCGCATTGTAGTACCCGAATTTCCGCAATCAAGCGGTGTTGCAGGATTTATAAAACCCTTTCGCCCGACACCTTGGATTGTTACTCGATTTTTTTCCCGTTCAATTTGAATGCCAAGCTGTTTCAGGCAGGAAAGAGTGCTGGCCGGGTCTGCAGCCTCGGAATAGTTTTCAATGATGCTCTTTTCATCCGATATGGCTGCAAAAAGTGCGGCACGGTGTGAAATAGATTTATCTGGTGGCAGTTGAATGGTTCCGTTGAATCCCGATGCAGGTCGTACGGTTTCTGTCATGAAGCCTTAGTTTCTATCTAAAAGTTGTTGTGCTTTTTCAGCACCCGATGTGCCGGGGTAAGTATCAACAATAGAGTTTAAAAGTGAAAGTGCATCTCCGCGTCGTCCTTCCCGGATATAAATTTCAGCAGTTTTATACTGAGCTTCTGAAACCCAGATGTCGTACGCCCCAAACAGTACGCGCACTCTTGAAAATTCTTCAAGGGCCTGTTCACGGTTTCCGGCTTCCATATGAGAGATACCCAGCAAATACTGAGATTCAGCACCGATTTCTGTTGAGTTGTTCTCTGCTACTAATGAGAAAAAGCGGCGGGCTTCTTCATTTCGGCCATCTTCGAGTAATACTTTACCCAAACCGGTTCTGGCGGCGTCATTATTCTCATTAATTGAAAGAACGCGTTCAAAATGTTGTCTTGCTGCACCGGTATCACCTTTCCCGAGGTTGGCCCGTCCCAAGCCAAGGTATGCTTCAAGCTGAAACCGGGAATCCTTCTCTGCAAGCTCCCTGAAAATTGATTCTGATTGATCATAACTTCCCTGATTGAGCAGAATCTGTCCCAACTCTGCGAGTGCAGGTGCCGCACGGTCTGAGTTGGGAAAATCTTCTGCAATCGTTCGGTATGCTTCAGCGGCATCGTTGGGCCGGTCCATCCGCAAGTAGGCATCTGCCAGGTTGAAGTAAGCTTCCGGCATCATCGATTCGTTATTGGTAATCCTGAGATATTGTCTGAACTCTGATACTGCTGCCTGGTAATCTCCCGATTGAAGGGTGTTTTCAGCCTGCCGAAAGCGGAGCCGGTCTGCGGTGGAAGAGGTAGGGTTTTCGTCCAGAAATTCTTCA
Above is a genomic segment from Rhodohalobacter sp. SW132 containing:
- a CDS encoding DUF4212 domain-containing protein, with translation MKSKAQQYWRQNLIYLAILLAIWFVVSYGAGILFVDWLDQFRMGGFKLGFWFAQQGSIYVFVILIFVYVWLMNRLDKKFEYNEV
- the dnaK gene encoding molecular chaperone DnaK: MGKIIGIDLGTTNSCVSVMEGSEPVVIQNAEGGRTTPSVVAFSKDGERLVGAPAKRQAITNPEKTISSIKRFMGRMFSEITEESSQASYKVVKGDDGTARVKIDDRLYAPQEISAMVLQKMKQTAEEYLGEKVTEAVVTVPAYFNDAQRKATQEAGKIAGLEIKRIINEPTAASLAYGLDKKDTDQTIVVYDLGGGTFDVSILELGDGVFEVKSTSGDTHLGGDDFDQRLIKFLAEEFNRDEGIDLRKDPMAMQRLKDAAEKAKIELSSSQKTNVNLPFITATDAGPKHLNIDITRAKFEQLVDDLVQRTIKPCEKSLKDAGLSKSEVDQVILVGGSTRIPKIQEVVKEFFGKDPSKGVNPDEVVAVGAAIQGGVLTGDVDDVVLLDVTPLTLGIETLGGVMTKLIESNTTIPTSKKETFSTAADSQSSVEIHILQGERAKAQDNRTLGRFHLDGIPPAPRGVPQIEVTFDLDANGVLNVSAKDKGTGKEQSIRIESSSGLSDSEIEKMKNAAEEHAEEDKQVRERIETLNKADTLLFSTKKQLEENKDKISEENQTKIQTALDKLETLHKEEKVDEIEPAIEELNQAWAAASQEIYQAAANEQQAGGAGEGAQAEGGAADAEAEEEDDAVDADFEVVDDEDEKK
- a CDS encoding Hsp20/alpha crystallin family protein, translated to MSNFKVDIENQLTSLGREIQQFVERMTPSDAERDFSPACDIIESDSKYIIAADLPGMSKKQIKVTLKDHVLKIEGTRELYLEEGETLKREERAQGSFIRSFSMPDHADSSSIEASFKDGVLTVKISKKGTGESEADSIPIN
- the aroA gene encoding 3-phosphoshikimate 1-carboxyvinyltransferase; amino-acid sequence: MTETVRPASGFNGTIQLPPDKSISHRAALFAAISDEKSIIENYSEAADPASTLSCLKQLGIQIEREKNRVTIQGVGRKGFINPATPLDCGNSGTTMRLLTGILAGAGVTAELTGDDSLSGRTMKRIIEPLRRMGATISAQEDEFAPISLKDHSGIKPMRYTLPIASAQLKSCVLLAGLFGDEPTEVIEQTPSRDHTERLLNLTSEPYGQGKIIRSSSSDTIPAQSYTVPGDFSAAAFWMVGAAIQSGSELILKNVGINPSRTGILHVLKQMGANITLTDERMQGSEPVADMKISNSSLQPIDLDPKLIPNCIDELPILMVAFCFANGRSTIRGAEELRHKETDRLSAMHEILTNAGAETTLRDDGIEIEGDPDFKPQNAEFNSYHDHRMAMAAAILSSKAGGESSILDADCTAISYPNFWKDLKEVSG